A genomic region of Fodinisporobacter ferrooxydans contains the following coding sequences:
- a CDS encoding N-acetylmuramoyl-L-alanine amidase: MQRRKSAFLLIFTMLFAGVLYVSDIYWAKPTTAVFRMPLEGKTFVLDAGHGGVDGGAKGPDGTMEKTVTLPIVLYLRDLMVQAGAHVVLTRDIDKDLAPSDLQGLSKRKTADLKSRLQIIRNAKPDLFISVHTNADPSPQWSGAQTFYPKDDESSKEIANLVQRSFQNHLIPTNRQVKQIEGIYLMTHADVPAVLAEVGFISNPTESSKLKTKAYQQTIAACIYTAVVQYYSEKLGRL, encoded by the coding sequence ATGCAGCGACGGAAATCCGCTTTTTTGCTTATTTTCACAATGCTCTTTGCCGGCGTATTGTATGTGTCAGATATATATTGGGCCAAGCCGACGACAGCCGTGTTTCGCATGCCATTGGAAGGAAAGACGTTTGTACTTGATGCAGGCCATGGCGGTGTTGACGGGGGAGCGAAAGGGCCTGACGGGACAATGGAAAAAACGGTTACTTTGCCGATTGTCCTGTATTTACGGGATCTGATGGTACAAGCCGGTGCCCATGTAGTTTTGACCAGAGATATTGACAAAGATTTGGCGCCATCTGATTTGCAGGGATTGAGCAAACGTAAAACTGCAGATCTGAAAAGCCGGTTGCAAATCATCCGGAATGCGAAGCCTGATTTATTTATATCTGTCCATACAAATGCAGATCCTTCACCGCAGTGGTCAGGTGCACAAACCTTTTATCCAAAGGACGATGAGTCGAGCAAAGAAATTGCCAATCTGGTACAGCGTTCGTTTCAAAATCATTTGATTCCAACGAATCGCCAAGTCAAGCAAATTGAAGGGATCTACTTGATGACACATGCGGATGTACCGGCTGTACTTGCTGAAGTCGGATTTATCTCAAATCCGACAGAATCATCAAAATTAAAAACAAAAGCATATCAACAAACAATAGCTGCTTGCATTTATACTGCAGTTGTTCAATATTACAGTGAAAAGCTTGGCCGGCTCTAA
- the truA gene encoding tRNA pseudouridine(38-40) synthase TruA, whose translation MGGHGQVQSNITETVKFIVSYDGTDFHGFQMQPGLRTVQGVFTDVLSNVVKHPLHVEGSGRTDAGVHAIGQVISAKVHCSIPAEKWPIALNTRLPNDLCVREAEMMPDDFHARFSAVGKTYRYTVDRGKVPDIFLHRYAFHHPRRLNLPLMYEASQYLIGTHDFTSFCGASSPVDDKVRTIYSITLIEEGQLLHLYCTGNGFLYNMVRILAGTLLQVGVGRWKPEHIVEMLRQKNRTKAGITAPAHGLSLWQVYYDRQQLDRFVSSFGM comes from the coding sequence GTGGGCGGACATGGACAGGTACAATCGAATATAACGGAAACCGTCAAGTTTATTGTAAGCTATGATGGCACTGATTTTCATGGATTTCAAATGCAGCCAGGACTTCGGACTGTTCAAGGTGTTTTTACAGATGTATTGTCAAATGTAGTAAAACACCCGCTTCATGTCGAAGGATCTGGCAGAACGGATGCAGGTGTGCATGCGATCGGACAAGTCATCTCCGCAAAAGTACACTGCAGCATTCCTGCTGAGAAATGGCCGATTGCTTTAAATACTCGTCTTCCGAATGATCTGTGTGTACGTGAAGCGGAGATGATGCCGGATGATTTTCATGCGCGTTTTTCTGCCGTCGGAAAAACGTATCGGTATACAGTGGATCGCGGGAAGGTTCCGGATATATTTCTACATCGGTATGCATTTCATCATCCGCGGCGGCTGAATCTCCCGCTCATGTATGAAGCAAGTCAATATTTGATTGGTACTCATGATTTCACAAGCTTTTGCGGTGCATCGAGTCCGGTTGATGATAAAGTCCGAACGATCTACTCCATTACACTGATTGAGGAAGGCCAGTTGCTTCATTTGTATTGTACCGGTAACGGCTTTTTGTACAATATGGTGCGAATTCTGGCTGGTACATTACTTCAAGTGGGTGTTGGGCGATGGAAGCCTGAACATATTGTTGAAATGCTTCGACAAAAAAATCGGACGAAAGCAGGTATAACCGCACCGGCACACGGGTTAAGTTTATGGCAAGTGTATTATGACCGGCAGCAACTGGACAGGTTTGTTTCTTCTTTTGGCATGTAA
- the gerD gene encoding spore germination lipoprotein GerD: MGRIRFNTILTLTAILIFVLSGCGAAAKPEASAQTSSQPNYNEVKTMVLDILHSQQGLTTLKDIAKDPEFKKSLAINEQDMQTILEKTMMKNQNQAFLQQQMKDPKFAAAIVKASKTESTQILKQLMGDPEYQKSMLSLMKTPEYQKMLMDLTKTPEYRQQTMNIMTQALQNPEFKLLFMETVKEAIKQGATAQPQQQKSGSQSKDKQSQQSQSSDEGS, translated from the coding sequence ATGGGTCGAATCCGTTTCAATACGATTCTTACATTGACCGCAATACTGATTTTTGTGCTTTCAGGATGTGGTGCGGCTGCAAAACCGGAAGCTTCTGCACAGACATCTTCACAACCCAATTACAATGAAGTAAAAACAATGGTACTCGATATTTTGCATTCCCAACAAGGTTTAACAACTTTAAAAGACATTGCAAAAGATCCTGAATTTAAAAAATCTTTGGCGATTAACGAACAGGATATGCAGACAATATTGGAAAAAACCATGATGAAAAATCAAAATCAGGCATTTTTACAACAGCAAATGAAAGATCCAAAATTCGCAGCGGCTATTGTAAAAGCTTCAAAGACAGAATCGACACAAATTTTAAAACAGTTAATGGGAGATCCGGAATACCAAAAATCCATGTTGTCTTTGATGAAAACACCGGAATACCAAAAGATGTTAATGGATCTAACGAAAACACCAGAATATCGTCAGCAAACCATGAATATTATGACACAAGCGCTGCAAAACCCTGAATTTAAGCTGCTATTTATGGAAACGGTGAAAGAAGCCATAAAACAAGGGGCAACTGCACAACCGCAACAACAGAAATCGGGTAGCCAAAGCAAGGATAAACAAAGTCAACAAAGCCAATCTTCTGATGAAGGGTCTTAA
- the rplM gene encoding 50S ribosomal protein L13: MRTTYMAKPGAVERKWYSIDAAGKTVGRLATEIATILRGKHKPEFTPHVDTGDFVVVVNAEKVVFTGKKLTDKLYRRHSGYPGGLKSASALEILRGKRPENVLYLAVKGMLPHNTLGRAQLKKLKVYAGPEHPHSAQQPIPWESRNEQ, encoded by the coding sequence ATGCGTACAACTTACATGGCGAAACCAGGCGCCGTGGAACGCAAATGGTATAGTATTGATGCAGCAGGAAAGACTGTTGGACGTCTTGCGACTGAGATTGCTACAATCCTGCGCGGTAAACATAAGCCAGAATTTACACCACATGTAGATACTGGAGACTTTGTAGTGGTAGTGAATGCAGAGAAAGTTGTATTTACAGGCAAGAAATTAACAGACAAGCTCTATCGTCGTCATTCTGGTTATCCAGGTGGATTAAAAAGTGCAAGCGCACTTGAAATTTTACGCGGAAAGCGTCCAGAAAACGTTCTGTACTTGGCTGTTAAAGGTATGCTTCCTCACAATACTTTGGGAAGAGCGCAACTCAAAAAACTCAAAGTTTATGCGGGGCCTGAGCATCCGCACAGCGCACAACAACCGATTCCTTGGGAATCGCGTAACGAACAATAA
- a CDS encoding Mrp/NBP35 family ATP-binding protein, whose amino-acid sequence MVTEQQILDALRPIEDPEVHKSIVELNMVRSVDIQGDHVKVEVALTISGCPLRTVIENDVKKALLNVPGIRSAEVVLGTMTDEERAKFTSTLRGDRPEHQSPLLATDSKTEFIAVASGKGGVGKSTVTANLAVALARKGLRVGVIDADIYGFSIPNIFGLGDRKPTVVDNVIIPVGKEGVKIVSMGFFVPENSPVIWRGPMLGKMIRNFFNEVHWGDVDVMLLDLPPGTGDVALDIHQMLPKSKELLVTTPQSNASEVAVRAGLMAKRTNHEILGVIENMSYLECGKCGDRTYVFGQGGGARLAEALQVPLLQQIPLGVAANEGTGIFAAESSQGKAYAALADDVAERLGQTAASRK is encoded by the coding sequence TTGGTAACAGAACAACAAATTCTAGACGCGCTGCGGCCAATCGAGGATCCAGAAGTACATAAAAGTATTGTCGAGTTGAATATGGTACGCTCCGTGGATATTCAGGGCGACCACGTCAAGGTTGAAGTCGCTTTGACAATTAGCGGTTGCCCGCTGCGGACAGTCATTGAAAATGACGTAAAAAAGGCTCTTCTGAATGTCCCGGGAATTCGATCCGCTGAAGTGGTATTGGGAACGATGACGGATGAGGAGCGGGCGAAGTTTACTTCCACATTGCGTGGTGATCGTCCTGAGCATCAGTCGCCATTGTTGGCAACGGATTCCAAGACGGAATTTATTGCTGTGGCAAGCGGCAAAGGTGGAGTGGGTAAATCGACAGTAACGGCGAATTTGGCGGTTGCCTTGGCTCGAAAAGGCCTTCGCGTCGGAGTCATCGATGCAGATATATATGGATTTAGTATTCCCAATATATTTGGATTAGGGGATCGCAAACCGACAGTTGTTGACAACGTCATTATTCCTGTGGGAAAAGAAGGCGTAAAAATTGTTTCCATGGGATTTTTTGTTCCGGAAAATAGTCCAGTCATCTGGCGTGGCCCCATGCTTGGGAAAATGATTCGCAACTTCTTTAATGAAGTGCATTGGGGCGATGTGGATGTCATGCTGCTGGATCTGCCGCCTGGTACGGGGGATGTCGCATTGGATATCCATCAAATGCTTCCCAAAAGCAAAGAATTGCTTGTAACGACACCACAGTCCAATGCATCGGAAGTTGCGGTCCGCGCTGGTTTGATGGCGAAACGGACCAATCATGAAATCCTCGGTGTGATTGAGAATATGTCTTACCTCGAATGCGGCAAATGTGGGGACCGTACGTATGTATTCGGGCAAGGGGGCGGTGCGCGTTTGGCAGAAGCGCTGCAGGTTCCATTGTTGCAGCAGATACCATTAGGAGTTGCTGCAAATGAGGGAACAGGAATTTTTGCTGCGGAATCTTCCCAAGGCAAAGCATACGCAGCATTAGCGGATGATGTAGCTGAAAGGCTTGGACAGACCGCAGCTTCCCGCAAATAA
- a CDS encoding LCP family protein codes for MKKKNSNEQQNREVLNHTFAAQAQQAAQGRQGTRSRKKKKSKLPVLIGTLGVLLLLGSGAGWYVLASPLQAHTRIMPSDQNTNFNSGANSNQSQQDASDMLSQQRINILLIGTDTRPGESELASNTDSLILASLDMEHNRIEMLSIPRDTRIDIPGHGMDKINAALPIGGIKLTEQLVADLIGQPIDYYAITKFGGLKGIVDTVGGVTINVDRNMYYNTGDTQDNIIDLKKGLQTLNGSQALGYVRFREDALGDIQRTMRQQIFLQALKDKLLSIQTIPKLPSIIQQFWSMFNTNLPQSDALKLATRAEIFSHQPVIHETLPGSFETINGVSYWRVNQSEAKYVANEFLNDGKVIQNPVQDPETTINWTPSSSNPSTGTASNQANDANGAGTGTNTGTNANANANSQTGGNQNSTASTDNSSNSANSGNPSATSPSNQEGTAQAPLNVRSGPGMNYRILTSLHVGEHVTILKNEGSWDKIALSNGTIGYASASYISNH; via the coding sequence ATGAAAAAGAAAAATTCCAACGAACAACAAAATAGAGAAGTTTTGAATCACACGTTTGCTGCACAAGCACAACAAGCAGCGCAAGGAAGGCAAGGAACACGGTCCAGGAAAAAGAAGAAATCGAAACTGCCGGTTTTGATTGGAACATTAGGTGTGTTGCTTTTACTTGGAAGCGGAGCGGGCTGGTATGTTCTCGCTTCACCGTTGCAAGCACATACCAGAATTATGCCTTCTGATCAAAATACTAACTTCAATTCAGGAGCAAATTCCAATCAATCGCAGCAAGATGCAAGCGACATGCTCAGCCAGCAGCGGATCAATATTCTTTTAATCGGTACGGATACTCGACCGGGTGAATCGGAGTTGGCCAGCAACACAGACTCTTTAATCCTGGCCAGCCTTGACATGGAACATAACCGTATTGAAATGCTTTCCATTCCAAGGGATACGAGGATCGATATTCCCGGACACGGAATGGACAAGATCAATGCGGCACTGCCGATTGGCGGAATCAAGTTGACGGAGCAGCTTGTCGCAGACTTGATTGGCCAGCCGATCGATTACTATGCCATTACAAAATTCGGAGGCCTGAAAGGTATCGTCGATACGGTTGGCGGTGTGACAATCAATGTCGACCGCAATATGTACTACAATACGGGAGATACGCAAGACAACATTATCGACTTAAAGAAAGGCTTGCAAACACTGAATGGCAGTCAGGCACTCGGATACGTACGATTTAGGGAAGACGCCCTTGGAGACATCCAACGTACGATGCGTCAACAAATCTTTTTGCAAGCGCTGAAAGATAAGCTGTTGTCCATACAGACAATCCCTAAACTGCCGAGTATCATCCAACAATTCTGGAGCATGTTTAATACCAATTTACCTCAAAGTGATGCATTAAAGCTGGCAACCCGGGCAGAGATTTTCTCGCATCAGCCTGTGATTCATGAGACATTGCCGGGCAGTTTTGAAACCATCAACGGAGTCAGCTATTGGAGAGTCAACCAGTCGGAAGCAAAATACGTTGCAAATGAATTTTTGAATGATGGAAAGGTCATTCAAAACCCGGTACAAGATCCGGAAACTACGATTAATTGGACACCGTCTTCCAGCAACCCGTCGACCGGCACGGCTTCCAATCAAGCCAATGATGCGAACGGGGCTGGCACAGGCACAAATACGGGAACGAATGCAAATGCAAATGCAAACAGTCAGACAGGCGGCAATCAAAATTCGACTGCTTCAACAGACAATTCATCAAATTCTGCCAATTCGGGCAATCCATCGGCAACGAGTCCATCCAATCAAGAAGGGACTGCACAAGCGCCATTAAACGTAAGATCCGGACCCGGAATGAATTATCGAATCTTGACGTCATTACATGTTGGTGAACATGTAACAATTCTGAAAAATGAAGGCAGTTGGGATAAAATTGCATTATCAAACGGAACGATCGGATACGCTTCCGCTTCCTATATCTCGAATCATTGA
- a CDS encoding KinB-signaling pathway activation protein: MNVKRLFLLILGAVSCGMLLGVVLASSGLFAHISTINGLITGGFVSATSLMGFWAYLTLNFIMRGFRFWHALQVIVLAIVCIDVVVLRHDLQGAMDSYAPYLWFAVWPLLIAGIAAGIKAKLAGARAFLPALFFMYVFTIVEWIPGLQLSGQLGMQTMVGIILLGCNSFLLLILGKIIKPSTPVEGKSAVMN, encoded by the coding sequence ATGAATGTAAAACGGCTGTTTCTGCTGATTCTTGGCGCAGTCAGTTGCGGGATGTTGCTTGGAGTCGTCCTGGCATCTTCCGGGCTATTTGCTCACATCTCGACTATTAATGGTTTGATTACGGGTGGATTTGTAAGCGCAACGAGTTTAATGGGATTTTGGGCATATCTTACCCTGAATTTTATCATGCGCGGGTTTCGATTTTGGCATGCATTGCAAGTGATCGTTCTGGCAATTGTCTGTATCGATGTTGTTGTTCTCCGCCACGATTTGCAAGGGGCAATGGACTCATATGCACCCTATCTATGGTTTGCCGTCTGGCCGCTGCTGATTGCTGGAATTGCAGCGGGCATCAAGGCGAAACTTGCGGGAGCGCGCGCGTTTCTGCCGGCTTTATTTTTCATGTATGTGTTTACGATTGTGGAGTGGATCCCTGGATTGCAGTTATCAGGGCAACTCGGTATGCAAACAATGGTGGGGATCATCTTGCTAGGATGCAACAGCTTTCTCCTATTGATCCTTGGTAAAATTATAAAACCCTCAACACCGGTTGAGGGGAAATCAGCAGTTATGAACTGA
- the rplQ gene encoding 50S ribosomal protein L17, whose protein sequence is MAYRKLGRRTGARKALFQSLVTDLFIYERIETTEAKAKEIRSIAEKLITLAKRGDLHARRQVAAFVRPEIADEATGQDVVQKLFSEIAPRFSERNGGYTRILKLGPRRGDAAPMVYLELV, encoded by the coding sequence ATGGCATATCGTAAACTTGGACGGCGTACAGGTGCTCGTAAAGCTTTGTTTCAAAGTCTTGTAACGGACCTGTTTATTTATGAGCGGATTGAGACAACGGAAGCGAAAGCGAAAGAAATTCGTTCAATTGCTGAAAAGTTAATTACCCTTGCCAAGCGCGGTGACTTGCACGCTCGTCGTCAAGTGGCTGCTTTTGTACGCCCTGAGATCGCGGACGAAGCAACTGGACAAGATGTTGTTCAAAAACTCTTTTCTGAAATTGCACCTCGTTTCTCAGAACGTAATGGCGGGTATACACGTATTTTGAAACTTGGACCACGCCGTGGAGATGCAGCTCCAATGGTATATTTGGAATTGGTTTAA
- the rpsI gene encoding 30S ribosomal protein S9 has protein sequence MAQVQYWGTGRRKHSVARVRLIPGDGNIVINKRGIDDYFGLETLKLIVKQPLLLTETLAKYDVLANVYGGGNSGQAGAIRHGVARALLKADPELRPALKKAGFLTRDPRMKERKKYGLKAARRAPQFSKR, from the coding sequence GTGGCACAAGTACAGTATTGGGGTACAGGTCGTCGTAAGCATTCAGTTGCACGTGTACGACTCATTCCTGGCGATGGAAATATTGTAATTAACAAACGCGGTATTGATGACTATTTTGGTCTTGAAACTTTAAAATTAATCGTAAAGCAGCCGTTATTGTTAACTGAAACACTTGCAAAATATGATGTTTTGGCTAACGTCTATGGCGGCGGTAACAGCGGTCAAGCGGGCGCCATTCGTCATGGCGTTGCTCGTGCTCTTTTGAAAGCAGACCCTGAGCTTCGTCCAGCTTTGAAGAAAGCCGGCTTTTTAACCCGTGATCCACGGATGAAAGAGCGTAAGAAATACGGCCTAAAAGCTGCTCGTCGTGCACCGCAATTCTCGAAACGTTAA